A single Pseudoalteromonas phenolica DNA region contains:
- a CDS encoding GNAT family N-acetyltransferase, with the protein MNVERLEQIAIPLANKFYQAHNVRGRANKQDEVWVVKNPSIIAACRIQNRVDALFLSTLYVDEKWRGKGIAKQIILAALSQHTQPVFTFAYAHLEAFYQAIHFRCVDTLPEELAYMFKAYRQQGRDIIAMKYQA; encoded by the coding sequence TTGAATGTTGAACGTTTAGAGCAAATAGCCATTCCTTTGGCGAATAAGTTTTATCAAGCGCACAACGTACGCGGTCGTGCAAATAAGCAAGATGAAGTATGGGTGGTTAAGAACCCATCTATCATTGCAGCGTGTCGTATTCAAAATAGAGTTGATGCGTTATTTTTATCTACGTTATATGTAGATGAAAAATGGCGCGGGAAGGGGATAGCTAAACAAATTATTCTTGCCGCTCTATCTCAACATACTCAACCTGTGTTTACTTTTGCATACGCCCACTTAGAAGCATTTTATCAAGCTATTCATTTTAGATGCGTTGACACCTTGCCAGAAGAATTAGCATATATGTTTAAGGCCTATCGACAACAAGGCCGTGACATAATTGCAATGAAATATCAGGCCTAG
- a CDS encoding DUF3283 family protein, with product MSYNLCNLPRQEKYQIQLDYEASFWAYQIKRGKNSRETIYDTINNRPLSEQQILKQKFEYYLSMMLAG from the coding sequence ATGAGTTACAACTTGTGCAACTTGCCTAGACAAGAAAAATACCAAATTCAATTGGATTACGAAGCGTCATTTTGGGCTTATCAAATTAAACGAGGCAAAAACTCTCGTGAAACGATTTACGATACTATCAACAATCGCCCACTTTCGGAACAGCAAATCTTAAAGCAAAAGTTTGAATATTATCTCAGCATGATGTTAGCAGGCTAA
- a CDS encoding transporter substrate-binding domain-containing protein produces MFFLQRCIFLLLLFAPFAQASGDILTFNRPADTPQSRYVVELISLVYKENGINVKLIDFNRDSALVAANEGVLDGQLAKISGLENTYKNLVRLETPLLDFKLNLISFCNACTLSDMPSLVIHSTYPAPAKYLESNPYNGQLYKVKSVSTLLNLLIQKQVSAALVIGFYLDPYMHKLQKAGIKFTTLDSQHVYHYLHKKHQHLIPALTATLTQLKQSGKMRELKSKHNL; encoded by the coding sequence TTGTTTTTTTTGCAACGATGTATATTTTTACTTCTGTTATTTGCGCCATTTGCTCAAGCTAGCGGCGATATACTCACGTTTAATCGCCCTGCTGACACACCTCAATCAAGATATGTTGTAGAGCTAATTTCACTCGTTTATAAAGAAAATGGAATAAACGTTAAGTTAATAGACTTTAACCGAGACAGTGCTTTAGTTGCTGCGAATGAAGGCGTATTAGACGGGCAGTTAGCAAAAATATCGGGGTTGGAAAATACTTATAAAAATTTAGTCCGACTCGAGACTCCCTTATTAGACTTTAAACTTAACCTAATCAGCTTTTGTAATGCATGTACTTTATCTGACATGCCTTCTCTGGTTATCCATTCTACTTACCCAGCGCCTGCTAAATACCTTGAGTCAAACCCATACAATGGTCAGCTTTATAAAGTGAAAAGCGTTTCAACATTACTCAATTTACTAATACAGAAACAGGTTTCTGCAGCACTCGTTATCGGCTTTTATTTAGATCCTTATATGCACAAGCTTCAAAAAGCAGGTATCAAATTCACTACACTAGACTCTCAACATGTCTATCATTACCTTCACAAAAAACACCAGCACTTAATACCTGCGCTCACGGCAACACTGACGCAGTTGAAACAATCAGGAAAAATGCGCGAATTAAAGAGTAAACATAATCTATGA
- a CDS encoding DUF1289 domain-containing protein: MEQIEIFEIPSPCKGICQVNNRGYCKGCYRSREERFAWNTLTDQQKRKVITLCQQRYKRYLASKKKQSKEDTVQQTPFDF, from the coding sequence ATGGAACAGATTGAGATTTTTGAGATCCCTAGTCCATGTAAGGGGATCTGCCAGGTAAATAATCGCGGCTACTGCAAAGGGTGTTACCGTAGTAGAGAAGAGCGCTTTGCCTGGAATACACTAACAGATCAACAAAAAAGAAAAGTGATAACCTTATGTCAGCAACGCTATAAGCGGTATTTAGCCAGTAAGAAAAAACAATCCAAAGAAGACACTGTTCAACAAACCCCTTTCGATTTTTAA
- a CDS encoding lysophospholipid acyltransferase family protein: protein MDKYADIRPYNDEEVPAALSRLLEDNDFIDVIAKHNAPGWLNKWPFIARPLVRSQLRKKWGNIVTVEQVQQEVAGYLELLIKRTTSEVTFSGLEKLDKSTSYLFISNHRDIALDPAIMNWGLHSHNMQTVRIAIGDNLLQVPYINELMRLNKSFIVKRSVKAPKEMLKALSQLSAYIYDSLDTGNSIWIAQKEGRAKDGVDQTDPALLKMLQLQGRRLKLPFEDYVKQLKIVPVSISYQYEPCAVAKAKELVHKKAHGEYVKAEGEDIESIIEGMRSDKGHVHVSFGSPITQECDTPEALAASIDKQIISQYHLHSSNYIAGGQEESVSSELKSEFQTRLESIPSELHQQILAMYAEPLKRKGEFV, encoded by the coding sequence GTGGATAAATACGCAGATATAAGACCTTACAATGATGAAGAAGTCCCAGCCGCGCTGTCTCGCCTTTTAGAAGACAATGATTTTATTGATGTAATTGCCAAGCATAACGCGCCAGGATGGTTAAATAAATGGCCTTTCATTGCAAGACCTTTAGTGCGTAGCCAGCTTCGAAAGAAATGGGGCAATATTGTAACTGTTGAACAGGTTCAACAAGAAGTTGCAGGTTATTTAGAGCTATTAATTAAACGTACGACAAGTGAAGTAACCTTCTCTGGCTTAGAAAAACTCGACAAATCTACATCTTATCTATTTATCTCGAATCACCGTGATATTGCACTTGATCCTGCAATCATGAACTGGGGGCTACATTCACACAATATGCAAACTGTACGTATTGCAATTGGTGATAACTTGTTGCAAGTGCCATATATTAACGAATTGATGCGCTTGAATAAGAGCTTTATCGTGAAGCGTTCAGTGAAAGCACCGAAAGAAATGCTAAAAGCGTTAAGTCAGCTTTCTGCATATATTTATGACTCTTTAGATACCGGTAATTCAATTTGGATTGCGCAAAAAGAGGGGCGTGCAAAAGATGGTGTTGACCAAACAGACCCAGCACTTTTAAAGATGTTACAGCTACAAGGTCGCCGTTTAAAGTTGCCTTTTGAAGACTATGTTAAGCAGTTAAAAATTGTCCCTGTGTCTATTTCTTACCAATACGAGCCTTGTGCCGTGGCTAAAGCAAAAGAACTTGTTCATAAGAAAGCGCATGGCGAGTATGTAAAAGCTGAGGGTGAAGACATTGAAAGTATTATCGAAGGCATGCGCTCAGACAAAGGCCATGTGCATGTTTCGTTTGGTTCGCCGATTACACAAGAGTGTGATACGCCTGAAGCGTTAGCCGCAAGTATCGACAAACAAATTATCAGTCAGTATCACCTTCATTCATCTAATTACATTGCTGGTGGTCAAGAAGAGTCTGTTTCGTCTGAATTGAAGAGTGAATTTCAGACCCGTCTTGAGTCAATTCCAAGTGAATTACACCAACAAATTTTGGCCATGTACGCTGAGCCATTAAAGCGCAAAGGCGAATTTGTTTAA
- a CDS encoding SO_0444 family Cu/Zn efflux transporter has protein sequence MTLLSNFWSLFLVSAPWLMLGLLLAGLLNVFIPKNFLQKHLGKEGGWTTIKAALIGAPMPLCSCGVIPAAVGLRRAGGSKSATTAFLVSTPETGVDSVSVSYVLLGPFMAVIRPIAAVSSAIVAGLLVGKEKDSEQEGLDKKSLDKNTQTDVTDTNLVSTGTGCCASKQTDIENTTEKQTCCSGKKAEVKIEPKVSCCETTSKNLSEKKEEKSAASSCCGSQQAEKQKSCSSVKTVVETEAKASCCATSPEPIIVNSDKALLATTASCCDTEHQTKPVKSEASCCDSKKHELQVASFSSKLKQAIHFSCNKLLSDTMGWLMIGLFFAALVQTFVPTSFLSQWGDGILAMVVVILVSIPMYICATASTPIAAGLLMAGVSPGAVLVFMLAGPATNIATLGVVATELGKRAVSAYLTGVIGVAIAFGFLTDYLVEQYGFTVNPAHAMEHELMPSWLIHSLGIILLILMFRLVLLSLKQRMK, from the coding sequence ATGACCCTGTTATCTAATTTTTGGTCTTTATTTTTAGTGTCAGCCCCGTGGCTAATGTTGGGGTTGCTACTCGCAGGGCTTTTAAATGTGTTTATACCAAAAAACTTCTTACAGAAACACCTAGGTAAAGAAGGGGGTTGGACGACCATCAAAGCAGCCTTGATTGGCGCGCCTATGCCTTTATGCTCTTGCGGGGTTATTCCAGCCGCAGTTGGACTTAGAAGAGCTGGAGGCTCGAAAAGTGCAACGACGGCGTTCTTAGTGTCGACACCTGAGACTGGCGTAGACTCTGTGTCCGTTTCATACGTTCTGCTTGGACCATTTATGGCAGTTATTAGGCCCATAGCTGCAGTATCGAGTGCGATAGTCGCAGGTTTATTGGTGGGCAAAGAGAAAGATTCTGAACAAGAGGGCTTAGATAAAAAGAGTTTAGATAAAAATACTCAAACCGATGTAACTGATACTAATTTGGTATCAACGGGGACTGGGTGTTGTGCGTCTAAACAAACAGATATAGAGAATACCACTGAGAAACAAACTTGCTGCAGTGGTAAAAAGGCTGAAGTAAAAATTGAGCCAAAAGTCTCATGCTGTGAAACAACATCTAAGAATTTGAGCGAGAAGAAAGAAGAGAAATCTGCGGCATCTAGCTGCTGCGGGTCACAGCAAGCAGAAAAGCAAAAAAGCTGCAGTAGCGTAAAAACAGTTGTAGAAACTGAGGCAAAAGCATCTTGTTGTGCCACATCACCTGAGCCTATTATCGTAAATAGCGACAAAGCGTTGCTTGCAACAACTGCTAGCTGTTGTGATACAGAGCATCAAACAAAGCCTGTGAAAAGCGAAGCTTCGTGTTGCGATAGTAAAAAGCATGAACTGCAAGTAGCGTCTTTTTCTTCTAAGCTGAAGCAAGCCATTCATTTTAGTTGTAATAAACTCCTCAGTGATACCATGGGCTGGCTGATGATCGGACTATTTTTTGCTGCGCTTGTGCAAACCTTTGTACCTACATCATTCTTAAGCCAGTGGGGAGATGGCATACTGGCAATGGTTGTGGTGATCTTGGTAAGTATTCCAATGTATATTTGTGCGACTGCTTCTACTCCGATTGCTGCTGGATTATTAATGGCTGGTGTCTCACCAGGTGCAGTATTGGTGTTTATGCTGGCAGGTCCGGCAACAAATATTGCCACTTTAGGTGTTGTTGCGACTGAACTCGGAAAACGCGCTGTGAGCGCTTATTTAACAGGTGTAATTGGTGTAGCCATTGCTTTTGGCTTTTTAACTGATTATTTAGTTGAACAGTATGGTTTTACTGTTAATCCGGCACACGCTATGGAGCATGAACTAATGCCGAGTTGGTTAATACATAGCCTAGGTATTATATTGTTGATTTTAATGTTTCGATTAGTTCTGTTATCGTTAAAACAACGAATGAAATGA
- the zntR gene encoding Zn(2+)-responsive transcriptional regulator, with protein MKIGELAKRLDISTDTLRYYEKHGLLSFSERSEAGYRIYSPKHEQQMQFILRAKAVGFSLKEIQELLAIKVDKQLHSCGEVKQLTLQKRQIVRDKIAELQRFEKSLSLLADACCGGPELATGCSILTTLEAADDPVI; from the coding sequence ATGAAAATAGGCGAGTTAGCAAAGCGTTTAGATATTAGTACGGATACCTTAAGGTATTACGAAAAGCATGGCTTACTGAGTTTCAGTGAACGCAGCGAGGCAGGTTATCGTATTTATAGCCCTAAACATGAACAACAAATGCAGTTTATTTTAAGAGCAAAAGCAGTTGGGTTTAGCCTTAAAGAAATTCAAGAATTGTTAGCGATTAAAGTCGATAAGCAACTGCACAGCTGTGGTGAAGTGAAACAGCTCACTTTACAGAAAAGGCAAATTGTTCGCGATAAAATAGCTGAATTACAACGCTTTGAAAAATCTTTATCACTGTTAGCTGATGCCTGCTGTGGTGGGCCTGAGCTCGCGACCGGTTGTTCAATCTTAACTACTTTGGAGGCAGCGGATGACCCTGTTATCTAA
- a CDS encoding D-2-hydroxyacid dehydrogenase: MKIVLLDAATLANANLASLSTLGQLVEYQHTNKEQVLTHCKDADIVISNKVALDAKTLTELPNLKLICVAATGTNNIDLDAAKQLGIRVCNVAGYSTPSVVQHTFTLLGNLMTNIHRYQQDCANDLWQKSNMFCRLDYPITELAGKNFVIFGYGSLGQAVGKVAEAFGAQVIIAERPNATDIRPGRIAFTEALKMADVLSIHCPLNDETRNLFNRETLDLLKPTSFVINTARGGIVDEAVLVEILTNNQIAGAGFDVLSVEPAQANNPLANYQGHNLILTPHTAWAAKESIDRLVKEIANNIVNFNNGTASNVVV; this comes from the coding sequence ATGAAGATAGTCTTGCTTGATGCAGCCACACTTGCCAATGCTAACCTAGCGTCTTTGTCGACACTAGGACAATTAGTTGAATACCAGCACACAAATAAAGAGCAGGTACTTACTCACTGCAAAGATGCTGATATTGTAATATCCAATAAGGTTGCATTAGATGCTAAAACCTTAACCGAATTACCAAACCTGAAACTTATCTGTGTCGCAGCAACAGGCACAAATAATATTGACCTTGATGCTGCTAAGCAGTTGGGTATTCGAGTTTGTAACGTCGCGGGTTACTCAACTCCATCAGTAGTGCAACATACTTTCACTCTACTTGGCAATTTAATGACCAACATCCACCGCTACCAGCAAGATTGCGCGAATGATCTTTGGCAAAAAAGTAATATGTTTTGCCGCCTTGATTATCCTATTACAGAGCTTGCAGGTAAAAACTTTGTGATTTTTGGCTATGGCAGCCTAGGGCAAGCTGTTGGTAAAGTTGCCGAAGCATTTGGCGCACAGGTCATTATTGCTGAAAGACCAAACGCTACTGATATTCGCCCTGGCCGAATAGCATTCACCGAAGCGTTAAAGATGGCCGATGTGTTATCTATCCATTGCCCGCTTAATGATGAAACCCGAAATTTATTCAATAGGGAGACCTTAGATTTGCTTAAACCTACCAGCTTTGTGATCAATACAGCCAGAGGCGGTATAGTTGATGAAGCGGTTTTAGTTGAAATTCTGACAAATAACCAAATTGCAGGAGCTGGCTTTGATGTTTTATCTGTTGAACCTGCACAAGCAAACAACCCACTTGCAAATTATCAAGGGCACAATTTAATACTAACCCCACATACAGCTTGGGCGGCGAAAGAATCTATTGATCGACTAGTGAAAGAAATAGCAAATAATATTGTAAACTTTAATAATGGCACAGCCAGTAATGTGGTTGTGTAA
- a CDS encoding DUF3192 domain-containing protein translates to MKKLLLAAALSAPLLSGCIVAVSDDGVETGWGKNYNGESWQYQQKENRKTISKLDLGADYNQVLEQLPTPDFTELVRKEEGVYKVIYIATNSKHSDGKVTKDECTPLVFKNEKLIGFGQSALLQIL, encoded by the coding sequence ATGAAAAAATTATTACTTGCTGCTGCGCTAAGTGCACCATTACTGTCAGGCTGTATCGTGGCTGTTTCAGATGATGGCGTTGAAACTGGTTGGGGTAAAAACTATAACGGTGAAAGCTGGCAATATCAGCAAAAAGAGAACCGTAAAACAATTTCAAAATTAGACCTTGGCGCTGACTACAACCAAGTACTTGAGCAGCTTCCAACTCCTGACTTCACTGAGTTAGTTAGAAAAGAAGAAGGTGTTTATAAAGTGATTTACATTGCAACGAATAGTAAACACTCTGATGGAAAAGTAACGAAAGACGAATGCACGCCACTTGTTTTCAAAAATGAAAAGCTAATTGGTTTTGGCCAATCAGCTCTATTACAAATTTTATAA
- a CDS encoding diguanylate cyclase domain-containing protein translates to MANSAHILIVDDDPLNRVVLENTLADEYSISLCASGEEALTFLESNTVDLIISDIRMPGMSGYDLLEKLKEKQNTYSIPFIIISASNSYNDEAKGLEMGAMDYITKPFSPVIVKARVKNHLAIKQKNDLLEKLAAIDGLTEIPNRRLLDETLTSYWQACSKSYEPLSLFLVDIDYFKEFNDTYGYAAGDECLIKVAQALNESSRKHDGFVARYDGVRFAALQKGRNKDQIALFAKHMHDVIDDLTIPHKSSPICAHVSISIGIVHIDKDFSGSEQGVLKLADDALVKSHMQQERVTILSR, encoded by the coding sequence ATGGCAAATAGTGCACATATTTTAATTGTAGATGACGACCCTCTAAATCGAGTTGTGTTAGAAAACACTTTGGCTGATGAATACAGTATTTCGCTGTGTGCCAGTGGAGAGGAAGCATTAACTTTTCTAGAGTCAAATACAGTCGATTTGATTATCTCAGACATTAGAATGCCCGGTATGAGTGGGTATGACTTGCTAGAAAAATTAAAAGAAAAGCAAAATACTTACTCAATTCCATTTATTATTATTTCTGCGAGTAACAGCTATAACGATGAAGCCAAAGGACTTGAAATGGGCGCTATGGATTACATTACCAAGCCGTTTAGCCCAGTAATAGTGAAAGCAAGGGTAAAGAATCATTTAGCAATCAAGCAAAAGAACGATTTACTCGAGAAGTTGGCTGCGATTGATGGCTTAACAGAGATCCCTAATCGTAGGTTGCTAGATGAAACGCTAACCAGTTATTGGCAGGCCTGTTCAAAAAGTTATGAACCTCTCTCACTATTTTTAGTAGATATAGATTATTTTAAAGAATTTAATGATACGTACGGCTATGCTGCTGGAGATGAATGCTTGATTAAAGTTGCACAAGCTTTAAATGAGAGCAGTCGTAAGCATGATGGTTTTGTGGCGCGTTATGATGGAGTGCGCTTTGCGGCGTTACAAAAAGGGAGAAATAAAGACCAAATCGCGCTTTTTGCTAAACATATGCATGATGTTATAGATGATTTAACAATTCCTCATAAGAGTTCGCCTATCTGTGCTCATGTGAGTATTAGTATTGGCATTGTGCATATAGATAAAGATTTTAGCGGTAGTGAGCAAGGAGTGTTAAAGCTAGCAGATGACGCGCTTGTTAAGTCTCATATGCAGCAAGAAAGGGTTACAATATTAAGCCGTTAA